The DNA region tcttaagaaaaaagttAATCCACACAATAATTACGAGACTTAAGACTTAGTCATACAACCCTGGAATCCCTTaaaacagtggtccccaacctttttggcaccagagatcAATTTCACGGAAGGCAATTTTTGTAcagattgggggtgggggagttggTTTTGGTatgaaattgttccacctcagatcatcaggcattagattcttatgaCAAGtgtacaacctagatccctcacatgtgcactTCACAAGAAGTTTTGGACTCCTGTAAGAATCTAATGCTatggctgatctgacaggaggcggagctcaggcagtaattcTTGGTAGCTGgtgctcacctcctgctctgtggacctgttcctaacaggcctccaaccagtaccagtccatggccctgGGGTTGGGGAGCCCTGTCTTAAAATATATGTACTACATCTGTACATTTGCACATTCCTTAACCTGTTAATAACTGCATTTGTGATTAAGTAAAATATAACACTCATGGCTATCTCttatgtataaaaaagaaaatagctctAGAAATAATATAACTGTTCTTAGAAGGTCAGTTTATCAAAAATTTCAGGTTTAATTTATAcctaaatataacatttaaaataatcagttCTTTGGTTCTCATCTGTCCCAAAACAGGGGTGCCTTCACTCCATTAGTATCTACTGAAATATTTCATCATGGTGGGCAAGATCTATATTTACGTTACATAATGTATTGTACAACCCCAAAGGAACTTGatcttttaaatcaaaattaaagaaaaattaattagatCTGTGTTGCCTAACCAAGGATAAGAAATTCTAGCTAAATAGTTAATGTATTAgattttaacaatgttaaaaaGCATTCTGTCAAATAAATGTAACTTctattcatatttcattttattcaatatgtacattttagaaaatgttggGTAACTAGTAAATCCATGCAAAGAATATGAGAAAACTGATTTATATATCTACACTTCTATTTTGTCTAGTaggctaaattttctttttttagagatggagtgctgctatgttgcccatggtGACTCAAACTCCTAGGATTAAtcaatcctcctgagtagctgcaagcAAAACTTTTAAGTATGATTAAAATATATCAATCTATAAACATCTTAATAAGATGCACAGACTTCTTGGTTCTATTATATCCTGAGAATATATGCATACTCCGTTAACTTTCACAACTCACTGACTGACTAGAAGTCCTCTATCAAAGCAAACTACAAGTAAAAGATTGGGTAAAAGAAAAGCTTTTGCCTCTTCTAGATGTGAAGAAAACATAGATGTCTCTAATAAAACTAACATCAACAAGGACCAATTTTGAAATAGTTAAGTcagcaaattataaaaatactgttTAGGGGCTGATTTTTAGGCCTACTCCaccactttaaaatataaattttaataaggACATTAAAgcttgttaattatttttattatgcctCAATTAGATGCTCAAACATTTACTGGTTAAATGGAGTTTTAAAACTAATAGATTTCTAAAGTGAGGATTAAAAAAACTCTCATTCAACATtttgagggccaggcacggtggctcacagtgctgatcccagcactctggtaggctgaggtgggcggatcacttgaagtcaggaatttgagacaagtctggtcaacatggtgaaaccccatctctactaaaaatattacacaaaaattagcctggtgtggtggtgcacacctgaagtcccagctacttgggaggctgaggctggagaattgcttgaacctgggaggtagaggttgcaatgagccgagatcgtgccactgcactccagcctgggtgacagagcgagactttgtctcaaaaaacaaacaacacgtTTTGAAAGCCAGTATCAGAAGGTGCTGTACACAATCTGCTGAGTAATCATTACAAAAAGGAATTTCCTAAGTGGCAGACAAACATTTCTAGACAACTAGATTCTTCCACAATAGATTTTTTAACATTGTTCTTTCTAACTAAAATGTACTGTTACATATACTACATTAATACTTTCATTAGCATTTAATAACCTCTCGGTTGTGCAGATAGTtcaaatagtttaaaaatcatatataccTCAACAAGCTGTGCTTTATTAAGTCCTGGTCTGGTTGGTAGCTTGAAGTGTCTTTTGTATCTCCTAAGTGTATTCACTTGTAATTGGTATAAATCAACCTAGAAAAAATTAACATGTATAAATTAGTTCATACAATTTGTGGAAAATTTATCATCAATATGTATAATAACAAACATTTTAACTTCAGCACAATAAAAATttacttccaaaataaaaaaattatttaaaaaatttacataatcAAACCTATAAATTATTAAACACTTTAATCTTTTGGGGATTAATAATATAAACTGAGGTCAAAAAAAGAGTAAGTTATGTGACAACAGAGCTGCAAAAAttgtcaatttaaaatgtaacaatTCAAACTGTGTAAATGCATGACAACTGgctatatttaattttgttttcattttcagatttctcaaatgttttaaacacttaaaagattgttcatatatttttataaaggcTTCAGAATGCACTACTTAGGATTTATATTAAGCATAAAAAACTTCCATCTACCTCTGGGGTATCAATATCTTGAACAGGTGAATCACCTCCATCATCAtcactcccttttctctttcttctgtttcgAACACTCTGAATTAAGTTTTTATGATAATCACATATGTAAAGATGCCTTGCCTGAAACAGAAAAGTTTCACACACTGCTAATGATTACAGTAAAATGTGTCTATGTATTAGTAAAACACATATGCCACAGTGAGttagtaaaaataaagacagtCAAGATGGGCCATTGTTaagacaatgaaatatttatacGTTTAAATCCTAAACCCTGTTAAAACATAAGATGTCTGGAATACTGTTAAAAGGATGGTGGATGGGGAAGGAGGGGTTGGTTCCATTTGGGGAAggggtgaagggagggagggagaggagaatgaGAAATTCCAACCCTCTGGGTTTTGTCATCAAATTGCAgtgaggggccgggcgcggtggctcacgcctgtaatcccagcacctcttgagctcaggagttccacacaagcctggccaaaatggtgaaatcccgtctctactaaaaatacaaaaaattggacgggcgtggtggcactagtctgtaatgccagctctcaggaggctacagcaggagaatcacttgaacctggtaggtggaggttgcagtgagccgagatcacgccactgcactccagcctgggcaacagagtgagactttgtctcaaataaataaataaataaataaatagcagtgAGGATGACGTGAATTAGTTCAAGTTGAATTTTTAACTGATAAGGGGAAAGATGATGCTGCCCACACTTTTGCTACTTGACAGTACTTTCTCTACTTAAAGAAGAGcatattttagaaacataatGTATGCTTTCCAGTCTTTCCAACTGAATACCCAAATTATATTCCAGATACAAAACCATCCGTTTTTACAAATGAGCTATCGACTTCATAACTGtatttaaatttcagttataaacttttctgaatattaaatcaatgtatttattttataacacaTTTTCCCAAAGCAATCTGAAATTATGTAAGTTCACCTGAAAAGTTTCTCATGGATAACACTGAAAACTGTTGAAACGGTCAAAAAAGTATCAcaaataaacttttcaaaaactTTAATTACATACACTCCTGCGAACTGTAGACTAACATTTGAAACAAATACGGACTGAGCTAACAGGTTTTTACATTTACTTCTAAGCCAAGCGCAAGATAAAAATATGCAGGACTTGTGGTAGGTTCTTGATACCATGTTACTCATTTACCGCTAGCCAGATCTCCCCAAAGTAGCAACGGCTGTTAGATGGTCAAACGAAAAGACGCgcagaaggaggaaaaaagaaatcctgatGGCTGCCAAGGGGATGGCAAAACCGCAGAGGCTACGTGCTCCCACCATCGGAGTAGCTGCCCTCGGAGCTGACAGCGCAAACGCCGTTTACAACCCCGGCTCCCGGCCGGGCGGCGGGTGAGCTCGGCTTCCCTCTCACTCCGCTCCGGAGGAGACGGAACACAGAAAGGAACAGGATCTTCCTTGGTCGTGAAGGTCCTCCACTTTCCCCGAGACCGGGGGAGTTAGCACCGCCTGGGGCCAaacaccagcttgggcagcaaaaCAAAGGCGCCTCCATTCCAGAAGAGCTGCCGGGCTGCAAGAAAACTACTCTGGGCCCTCGGTCCGGCGGTCCCCTTTGTTTCGTGTCCTGGTcgcagaggagaaggaagagggaagacaGTGCGCGGGAGAGTCGCAGGCAGcgggaggctgggggcagggtgggaaaGAAAAGGGGAACGACAGCGTgcgtgttgtgtgtgtgttggggtggcgGTCGGAGTTGCAGCCACTTTGTTATTTGCTTCCAAACACAGACTCCACGAGACCGCACTGCAGCCAGGTCTGGGAGACCCCGCCGACAATCCGTGCCTTTGCCCGACTCCTGGGGCCCCACCAGGGGACAGGAGGGCAGGGCGATCCCGCGGTTACTTACGCTCTTATCCAGCTCGATCTTCACCTTCTTCTGGGAGATGCTCTTCTGGATCCTCTTGCTGAAGCTGGCGTTGCCTGCCGCCCGGCCGCACCGCTCACCATCCTCCCGCAGGCAGCACAGTTGCCCTGGGCCCGGCCCGGCCGCCCCCGGGGGCCCAGCCACTGAGACCGTCCCCGTGCCCGGCACCTCAGCCCCGGCGCCCGCGCCAGTCCCGTTCCCCGCCGaggcggcggcggccgcggcaGCGACCACGGCGGCCACGGCGGCGGCCGCATCCCCGCCGCGGCTCATCTCGTCAGGCGTGAAGCCGTTCATGTCTCCGAGCTCCCGAGCGCCGGCGCTGACAGAAATCCCCTCTCTCCTGGCCGCTCCGCCTCTCTCCGCTCCGGCAGCGGCAATTCACTGTGTACACCAAGTTAGCGGCACGGTCAAACACCAACCGTCCCGGGCCTGCTGGTCTCTGCTGGCCCCGGAACAGTGGACAGTGCTGAGGGCCCGGACGCAGACTCGAGCGTCTCCTGGAGCCGGGACCCCGCTCACTGTCACATGGGGACTTCAGCAGTTGGACCGCTACGCCTCCGCCTCCCTCCGGCCCCAGGGACTGCGCAAGCGCGACGCGCCCCCTCCCGTCCCGCCCCTTTCTTTCAGACTCGTGGCCCCATGGGAATTGTAGTTGTCTGCTACGGAGTCGACCTGAGCTCCGCCCTGACCCTGCGCCCTGCGGGATGGAGGAACTACTAATCCTAGCATGCATAGCGCGGCCACcgacccactttttttttttttttccagtaccGGGAAAACAGGAGCGTGTGATTGGGGTTTACAGTGgtgtcctctctctctgtctctaggGAAGTGGTGCTGTGTTTAGCTGCTGGGATTTCGTAGAATTGGTTTTCAGAGAAGTTACTCGATTCCTGAGGCGAAACATAAAGGGATGGGAGTGGTGTGGGAAGTGAGcgtgtggggaaaaaaaagtttcgAGGCCGTTTCGCATTTGTGGAAACACAGCTTTTGGTGTGACCGCGCTTTTGTGGGAAACCCAAACCAAGGAGAACTCAGGAGAATTGGCGCTCTTCGGTCCTGGAGGTTCCGCAGCTAACATCCCGGCTTGACCAACTATCGAGGCAGCAAATTAATAGGGCACCTCCTGGGAGGAAAACGCCCATCCTGACTTCTCAACTGTGACAGGTCTCCCTCACAAACGCCTCGCGGGGGGCGGGGGGACGCGGGGGCGTTTCTAAACCCTTGCATGTTCCTACAAgggaaatgtttttattcttggACGCACGGAGTTGGCCGCCTCCTGAGGTAGAGTACGGACCAGCTGACAACAGGGTTCCTTTTCACCTCCACGCCCAACCTTTTCCATTTCTCCTCAAACGGTTTTGGAGAAGGGCGGAGTCATATCATTTTAAAGGAGACTCGGAACCTCACCAATACAAACGCTGCTCGACTGTTCCCAGAAACTTCCCTGCATTAGCTCTACCGGGCGCGGGGAGTAGAAAGCGCATTTCCTGAGACCTGGCAGGCGCGTGCGCCCCTGCATGCTGCCGGCGTTTGTGCGCACTTGCTTATATGTATGTGTTCCCGGGCGCGCgcgtgtgtacgtgtgtgtgcccGCGTACGAGTGTATGTCCGTGCGTGCATGCGGGGGGAGGTGCTTGTGGAGGGCGGGGCGAGGGATGGGCGTGGCTAATACGAAAGCTGCGCCTTTACTAGTTACCACGCGTCATTATTTATCAGAAGATATACGCTGCTTAAACACAAAtacgttttaaaatatattttaggcaGTAGGGTTTTGTTTTGCAAGTTCTTATAGTGAGTAAATTTAGtgataaataattgttttttcttttgagacagagtttcgctctgtcgcccaggatggagtgctgtgtagtgcagtggcacgacctgcaacctccgcctctccggttcaagcgagtctcctgcctcagcctcccgttacaggcgcgcaccaccccACCCAgatgatcttttaaaatgcaaaatgccATCGACACAGAAAATCAAAGGTATCCATTGCGTCCGTGCGTTTGGGTTCTAGGATatgacaaataaaaacaatttaaatattacataaattcagtaggaaaaagaaatatgccGACTGATAAGTACTTTGTCTACCTCCTTAAGCTGCACTGTCCACTAGGCTATCCtctagccatatgtggctactCAGCACTTGAAGTGTGGTTGAGACGGAAAAACTGAATCGTTAATTGAATttcaattaaactaaaaacaaaaacgatACTCGATTCAATTGTTGGAATACTTTTAAGTATGTTTGCAACAACTCAGATATATGAATCTGTTTTTCCAACTTAAATTTTATGAACTCTAACTTTAGCAtgtgaattgagatgtgctgtaagtatatatcagctggattttttttttacttctggaCTTAGTACaagaagttttcaaaaaaaaatagtgaatcctacattaaaaatttttatatatgtttaaatattttggatgtaacgggttaaacaaaatattacaataaattgTACCTGTTGCATGAGATAACACTGGCTTAAAGTATTACAATacagcagggcgcggtggctcatgcctgtaatcctagcactttgggaggccgagggtggatcatatgaagtcaggagttcgagaccggcctggccaaaa from Piliocolobus tephrosceles isolate RC106 chromosome 3, ASM277652v3, whole genome shotgun sequence includes:
- the SAP30 gene encoding histone deacetylase complex subunit SAP30, coding for MNGFTPDEMSRGGDAAAAVAAVVAAAAAAASAGNGTGAGAGAEVPGTGTVSVAGPPGAAGPGPGQLCCLREDGERCGRAAGNASFSKRIQKSISQKKVKIELDKSARHLYICDYHKNLIQSVRNRRKRKGSDDDGGDSPVQDIDTPEVDLYQLQVNTLRRYKRHFKLPTRPGLNKAQLVEIVGCHFRSIPVNEKDTLTYFIYSVKNDKNKSDVKVDSGVH